The Roseomonas marmotae genome contains a region encoding:
- a CDS encoding tripartite tricarboxylate transporter substrate-binding protein gives MPGLTAVAWLMAIYPRGVGQKTLAETHAAIRATMSGPEIEARLLTIGSVPRYSADPEEAAAFLRDEFAHWGAVVRRNNVAME, from the coding sequence ATGCCGGGACTGACTGCCGTCGCCTGGCTCATGGCGATCTATCCACGCGGCGTTGGGCAGAAGACCCTGGCTGAGACGCATGCCGCGATCCGGGCCACCATGAGCGGTCCGGAAATCGAGGCGCGCCTCCTCACCATTGGGTCTGTGCCGCGCTACAGCGCGGACCCGGAGGAGGCGGCCGCCTTCCTGCGCGACGAGTTCGCGCATTGGGGCGCGGTAGTCCGACGGAACAACGTCGCGATGGAATAG
- a CDS encoding Bug family tripartite tricarboxylate transporter substrate binding protein produces the protein MIIHRRTLLAGLAAPAIAQAAYPDRPIRVLVPFPPGGVVDVTARVIFDQLGPELGNTPVVIENVPGAGGNVATLRAARATPDGYTLLFTTPSHGEAAGQLARPTDAGGTGHAGTDCRRLAHGDLSTRRWAEDPG, from the coding sequence ATGATCATCCACCGCCGTACCCTTCTGGCTGGTCTCGCCGCGCCGGCCATCGCGCAGGCCGCCTATCCGGACCGTCCCATCCGCGTCTTGGTGCCTTTCCCGCCCGGAGGGGTGGTGGATGTCACGGCGCGGGTTATCTTCGACCAGCTCGGCCCGGAACTGGGCAACACGCCGGTCGTGATCGAGAACGTCCCCGGCGCCGGCGGCAATGTAGCGACCCTCCGGGCCGCGCGGGCCACGCCGGATGGCTACACGCTGCTCTTCACCACACCCAGCCACGGAGAAGCGGCTGGCCAGCTTGCCAGACCTACCGACGCTGGCGGAACAGGGCATGCCGGGACTGACTGCCGTCGCCTGGCTCATGGCGATCTATCCACGCGGCGTTGGGCAGAAGACCCTGGCTGA
- a CDS encoding Bug family tripartite tricarboxylate transporter substrate binding protein, producing the protein MAAPALAQRAPAGPIKIVVGFGAGGLADITIRIVAERLSQRLGQPVLIDNRPGAGGSVAARAAASAERDGQTLAVLTTGNAIYKWLFASLPYDPVADFTAISGLAAFDLLMLTGSQSPLRSYADVKARAQDSLSIATIGSGSTQNIAGEWLKLAAGMNATVIPYRSTPEVLTSLQRGDTDIGFESYAGARGALEGGQVRAIASTGERRSQLLPDLPTLREAGLPNYAIVGWNALFAPAGTPKAVVDMLNQHVTAILAAPDIRQRLLELGVEPMPNTPEQMAARLRQDIDAWGEVIRRTGIQPQ; encoded by the coding sequence ATGGCTGCTCCGGCCCTGGCACAGCGGGCGCCGGCTGGTCCGATCAAGATCGTGGTCGGCTTCGGCGCAGGCGGGCTCGCCGACATCACCATCCGCATCGTGGCCGAACGGCTGTCGCAGCGCCTCGGCCAGCCCGTGCTGATCGACAACCGGCCTGGTGCCGGCGGCTCGGTGGCGGCACGCGCGGCAGCCAGCGCCGAGCGGGACGGGCAGACACTGGCGGTCCTGACCACGGGCAACGCCATCTACAAGTGGCTCTTCGCCTCCTTGCCCTATGATCCGGTGGCGGATTTCACGGCCATCTCCGGCCTCGCGGCGTTCGACCTTCTGATGCTGACCGGCAGCCAGTCCCCGCTGCGCAGCTATGCCGACGTCAAGGCGCGGGCGCAGGACAGCCTGTCCATCGCCACCATCGGTTCCGGCAGCACGCAGAACATCGCGGGCGAATGGCTGAAGCTGGCGGCGGGCATGAACGCGACGGTCATCCCCTACCGCAGCACACCGGAGGTCCTGACCTCGCTGCAACGCGGAGATACCGATATCGGCTTCGAATCCTACGCGGGCGCACGCGGCGCCCTGGAGGGTGGCCAGGTGCGCGCCATCGCCAGCACCGGGGAGCGCCGCTCCCAGCTGTTGCCGGATCTGCCGACACTGCGCGAAGCGGGTCTGCCGAACTACGCCATCGTCGGCTGGAACGCCCTGTTCGCGCCGGCAGGCACGCCGAAGGCCGTGGTGGACATGCTGAACCAGCACGTCACCGCGATCCTGGCCGCGCCGGATATCCGGCAGCGGCTGCTGGAACTCGGCGTGGAGCCGATGCCCAATACGCCCGAGCAGATGGCGGCAAGGCTGCGCCAGGACATCGATGCCTGGGGCGAGGTGATCCGCCGCACCGGCATCCAGCCGCAGTAG
- a CDS encoding 3'-5' exonuclease, whose protein sequence is MLTRAADPPDLTQLEAMAAQLAASGHYRVLRRIAPRPALTPPPGTPTRLGLLLDLETTGLDAAQDEIIEMAMLPFTYGLDGTVYAVGKPFSRLRQPTRPIPPAVTALTGLTDEQVAGQQIDPAEVAAFIAPAALIIAHNAGFDRRFAEAFCPAFVEKPWACSQRGIDWAAEGFEGSKLSYLAMRHGLFFEGHRARHDCEATLEILARPLPASGVPGLARLLEGARQPRWRIWATDAPFHQKDRLKARGYRWNAEEKGPAQPRAWFIEVAEAERAAECAFLCQEIYGREWEPVMQRITALERYSVRG, encoded by the coding sequence ATGCTAACCCGTGCCGCAGATCCGCCCGACCTCACCCAACTGGAGGCGATGGCGGCGCAACTGGCGGCCAGCGGCCACTATCGTGTGCTGCGGCGGATCGCGCCCCGGCCGGCGCTGACACCGCCCCCAGGCACCCCCACCCGGCTCGGCCTGCTGCTCGATCTGGAGACCACCGGGCTCGATGCCGCGCAGGACGAGATCATCGAGATGGCGATGCTGCCCTTCACCTATGGGCTCGACGGCACCGTCTATGCAGTGGGCAAGCCCTTCAGCCGGCTGCGCCAGCCCACCCGCCCCATCCCGCCGGCGGTCACGGCCCTGACGGGGCTGACGGATGAGCAGGTGGCGGGGCAGCAGATCGACCCCGCGGAGGTGGCTGCCTTCATCGCGCCTGCGGCGCTGATCATTGCCCACAATGCCGGCTTCGACCGGCGCTTTGCCGAGGCCTTCTGCCCGGCCTTTGTGGAGAAGCCCTGGGCCTGCTCGCAGCGGGGGATCGACTGGGCTGCTGAAGGCTTCGAGGGCAGCAAGCTAAGTTACCTCGCGATGCGGCACGGGCTGTTCTTCGAGGGACACCGGGCGCGGCACGACTGCGAGGCGACGCTGGAGATCCTGGCCCGTCCCTTGCCCGCTTCCGGCGTGCCTGGCCTGGCGCGGCTGCTGGAGGGGGCGCGGCAGCCGCGCTGGCGGATCTGGGCCACGGATGCGCCCTTTCACCAGAAGGACCGCCTGAAGGCCCGCGGCTACCGCTGGAACGCGGAGGAGAAGGGCCCGGCGCAGCCGCGTGCCTGGTTCATCGAGGTGGCGGAGGCCGAGCGCGCGGCGGAATGCGCCTTCCTCTGCCAGGAGATCTATGGCCGCGAGTGGGAGCCGGTGATGCAGCGGATCACCGCCCTCGAACGCTACTCGGTCCGCGGCTGA
- a CDS encoding type II toxin-antitoxin system PrlF family antitoxin translates to MITSRLTSKAQTTIPQPVRAALRLREGDEIAYTIEQGRVVLTRVQPERAADDPFRTFAEWESPADAKAYAGL, encoded by the coding sequence ATGATCACCAGCCGGCTCACCAGCAAAGCCCAGACGACGATCCCCCAGCCGGTCCGGGCGGCCTTGCGTCTGCGGGAGGGGGATGAGATCGCCTATACGATCGAGCAGGGGCGGGTCGTGCTGACCCGCGTCCAGCCGGAGCGCGCCGCCGACGATCCGTTCCGCACCTTTGCCGAATGGGAAAGCCCGGCCGACGCCAAGGCCTATGCCGGGCTTTGA
- a CDS encoding type II toxin-antitoxin system PemK/MazF family toxin, with translation MPGFEVWDLVKVPFPYTNRPVQQRRPALVIAAPEASGTPVLLWVLMVTSAENRGWPGDVTVSDLTEAGLPAPSVVRPAKIATIEAGDAERIGRLPEPDQRQVAQALRASLGGVLAQ, from the coding sequence ATGCCGGGCTTTGAGGTCTGGGACCTGGTGAAGGTCCCCTTTCCCTACACCAACCGCCCCGTGCAGCAGCGCCGCCCGGCCCTGGTGATCGCGGCGCCAGAAGCCTCCGGCACGCCAGTGCTGCTCTGGGTGCTGATGGTGACCAGCGCCGAGAATCGTGGCTGGCCCGGGGATGTGACGGTCTCGGACCTGACCGAGGCCGGGCTGCCGGCTCCTTCTGTCGTGCGCCCCGCCAAGATCGCCACCATCGAAGCTGGCGATGCGGAGCGGATCGGGCGTCTGCCGGAGCCAGACCAGCGGCAGGTCGCCCAGGCACTCCGCGCCAGTCTCGGCGGGGTATTGGCGCAGTAA
- a CDS encoding virulence-associated E family protein — protein sequence MSDQRTYCFTLGKSATESAWPKSNHEEMTWEQLAEFLTTHEVGKKEGSCIVPAIFRGERRKKGETEQIDFMMLDSDTGVSLEELAAQIQARGLRAVISSSYSHKTEFSSVKESTWKKWAEENGGEDPKRYLREHGVVPAVADTGFLLHVEDGRQVIHHDQMPKFRVVLPLRKPWRAADYPSQEAANAAWKAGVELTSAALGFRHDASTTDTSRLFYAPRCPADGPAPQTAILDGEPLDLDALEEEEGISADDLVVKAVRKGEKVFYGDFDLTLWSKKYGARFEIVEALRHRGKASFIHAKNEGRQHLVCVDDGDHSSAKKDTATFVSNASEARGGVKGFTYHCLHAHCKDKDRLHWITRLVEEEWLLLEDLKDPDFLVEVDEDDDEAKRLETIGDSLDVDRLKAGFGKATSKGEVTTLATEVREKRFSALDQAELLTAYRDAVKRLSGTKPSIAEAKKALRPAAPKDSWLYLLKTDEDGRILSNLANSIVLLSHDPVWKGVLAFDTLGQRVVARRPIPEYGEGSLDDPYDHPVSWSDHLTTATRVYLQNSGITTSKDDAIAAIYSVARESQFNALVEHLSGLEWDGVGRLDTWLSVYCGAVDNEYTRGAGRMWLLAAVARAYTPGCKVDHMLVLEGPQGARKSTVGAIIGGRWFTDSLPPMGQDDVRLSMALRGKWIIEHSELSGIRKARIEEVKAFLTRQSEFFVPKFGREEVEEPRSCIFYGSSNPDGAGYLSDTTGNRRFWPVTVAARIDTEALTRDRDQLLAEAVFRQQVKREPWWPDAEWERNLARPEQELREAEADPWTETVAKWLDGESGGLIDEAGREINKPRIERVTSAEVIEKALGVQARDINRGMQMRISIIMKGLGWLQKKSGGGVRRWVRPDYDAVEFDEDDAAGL from the coding sequence ATGTCGGATCAGCGAACCTACTGCTTCACTCTCGGCAAGAGCGCAACGGAGAGCGCGTGGCCGAAGTCGAACCACGAAGAGATGACCTGGGAGCAACTGGCCGAGTTCCTGACGACCCACGAGGTCGGCAAGAAGGAGGGCAGTTGCATTGTCCCCGCCATCTTCCGTGGCGAGCGTCGCAAGAAGGGCGAAACCGAGCAGATCGACTTCATGATGCTCGACAGTGATACCGGCGTCTCGCTGGAGGAGCTTGCCGCGCAGATCCAGGCGCGCGGTCTGCGGGCCGTGATCTCGTCCTCCTATTCGCACAAGACGGAGTTCAGCAGCGTCAAGGAATCGACCTGGAAGAAGTGGGCCGAGGAGAACGGCGGGGAAGATCCGAAGAGATACCTGCGGGAGCATGGCGTGGTGCCGGCGGTGGCCGATACCGGGTTCCTGCTGCATGTCGAGGACGGCCGGCAGGTCATCCACCACGACCAGATGCCGAAGTTCCGCGTGGTCCTGCCCCTGCGGAAGCCCTGGCGCGCCGCCGACTACCCCTCCCAGGAGGCCGCGAATGCCGCCTGGAAGGCAGGAGTGGAACTCACTTCGGCCGCGCTGGGGTTCCGGCACGACGCCTCCACCACGGACACCAGCCGCCTGTTCTACGCGCCCAGATGCCCGGCTGACGGGCCTGCGCCGCAGACGGCGATCCTCGACGGCGAGCCGCTGGACCTGGACGCGCTGGAGGAGGAGGAGGGCATCTCGGCCGACGATCTGGTGGTCAAGGCCGTCCGCAAGGGCGAAAAGGTGTTCTACGGCGATTTCGACCTGACGCTCTGGTCGAAGAAGTATGGCGCCCGGTTTGAGATCGTCGAAGCACTCCGGCATCGCGGCAAAGCGAGCTTCATTCATGCGAAAAACGAGGGTAGGCAGCACCTCGTCTGCGTGGACGACGGCGACCACTCCTCGGCGAAGAAGGATACCGCGACCTTCGTCTCCAATGCGTCGGAGGCGCGTGGCGGCGTCAAGGGCTTCACCTACCACTGCCTGCACGCTCACTGCAAAGACAAGGACCGCCTCCACTGGATCACGCGGCTTGTCGAAGAAGAGTGGCTGCTGCTGGAGGATCTGAAAGACCCCGATTTCCTCGTTGAAGTGGACGAGGATGACGATGAGGCCAAGCGCCTAGAGACGATTGGCGATTCTCTCGATGTCGACAGGCTGAAAGCCGGTTTCGGGAAGGCCACGAGCAAGGGCGAGGTGACAACCCTCGCGACGGAGGTTCGGGAAAAGCGGTTCTCCGCGCTCGATCAGGCTGAACTGCTGACCGCCTACCGCGACGCCGTGAAACGCCTCTCCGGCACGAAGCCCTCTATCGCCGAGGCCAAGAAGGCGCTGCGGCCGGCCGCACCGAAGGATAGCTGGCTCTACCTGCTCAAGACCGACGAGGATGGCCGCATCCTCTCGAATCTGGCGAACTCCATTGTCCTCCTCAGTCACGATCCCGTCTGGAAGGGCGTCCTCGCCTTCGACACGCTGGGCCAGCGCGTCGTGGCCCGCAGGCCGATCCCCGAATACGGGGAGGGGAGCCTGGACGACCCATACGACCATCCCGTGAGTTGGTCCGACCACCTGACCACGGCCACGCGCGTCTATCTCCAGAACTCCGGGATCACGACAAGCAAGGACGACGCTATCGCGGCGATCTACTCCGTCGCCCGCGAGAGCCAGTTCAACGCGCTGGTGGAGCATCTGAGCGGCCTGGAGTGGGACGGCGTTGGCCGCCTCGACACATGGCTCTCCGTCTATTGCGGCGCCGTGGACAACGAATACACGCGAGGCGCCGGCCGGATGTGGCTGCTGGCGGCCGTGGCACGGGCCTACACGCCCGGCTGCAAGGTTGACCACATGCTGGTGCTGGAAGGCCCGCAGGGGGCGCGCAAGTCCACCGTGGGCGCCATCATCGGCGGCCGGTGGTTCACGGACAGCCTGCCGCCGATGGGGCAGGATGATGTCCGCCTCTCGATGGCCCTGCGCGGGAAGTGGATCATCGAGCACTCGGAACTGTCGGGCATCCGCAAGGCCAGGATCGAGGAGGTGAAAGCCTTCCTCACGCGGCAGTCGGAGTTCTTCGTGCCGAAGTTCGGGCGGGAGGAAGTGGAGGAGCCCCGCTCCTGCATCTTCTACGGCTCCAGCAACCCGGACGGCGCGGGCTATCTCTCCGACACCACCGGCAACCGCCGTTTCTGGCCGGTCACGGTGGCCGCCAGGATCGACACCGAGGCCCTGACGCGGGACCGCGACCAGCTTCTCGCGGAGGCCGTGTTCCGCCAGCAGGTCAAGAGGGAGCCCTGGTGGCCGGATGCGGAATGGGAGCGCAACCTCGCCCGGCCCGAACAGGAGTTGCGGGAGGCGGAGGCCGACCCCTGGACCGAGACCGTCGCGAAATGGCTGGACGGGGAGAGCGGCGGCCTGATCGACGAGGCCGGCCGCGAGATCAACAAGCCCCGGATCGAGCGCGTCACCTCCGCCGAGGTCATCGAGAAGGCGCTAGGGGTCCAGGCACGCGACATTAACCGGGGGATGCAGATGCGGATCTCCATCATCATGAAGGGGCTCGGCTGGTTGCAGAAGAAGTCGGGCGGAGGCGTCCGCCGCTGGGTTCGCCCGGATTACGATGCCGTCGAGTTCGACGAGGATGACGCCGCCGGGTTGTGA
- a CDS encoding Y-family DNA polymerase: protein MPRRILALWLPHLPLDRLRRREPALRGVPLATWSTAGNRRLLTAAEGPGLFAGQALADAQAICPGLALRPADPEADAALLERLAVWSLRWTPLAAVDGPDGLLLDVTGGTTLFGGEAALLRQVRASLQRAGFAVRAALAGTAEAAAALARAADGAIVPPGQDLAAVSPLPLSVLRLSPDLLSGLSRLGLRSIADLLRQPRAPLARRFGRVLLDALDGVSGARRRPVQPLRPPAEFLAVRDCLEPILTRPAIEHVLEALLTELCRQLLQAGRGARRLTLCAWRVDGQLQEVAIGTGAASRDLLHLRRLFAEPLGTLEPDLGFERLTLAAPVTEPLEGLQAVLRGERVDADPDPDEADLAALIDRLAQRLAVHRLRPLESHWPEYAAVPADPFETVAVPLDWGAELRPVRLLATPIPLAVTAAVPDGPPAQLRYGGVAHRVLSVLGPERLEPEWWGEDAARPARDYYRVQTVEGPRLWICRLLEPGRPPRWFLHGELA from the coding sequence GTGCCCCGCCGCATCCTGGCGCTCTGGCTGCCGCATCTGCCCCTCGACCGGCTGCGGCGGCGGGAGCCGGCGCTGCGGGGTGTTCCCCTCGCCACCTGGAGCACCGCTGGCAACCGCCGCCTGCTGACCGCGGCCGAAGGCCCTGGCCTCTTTGCGGGCCAGGCGCTGGCCGATGCCCAGGCGATCTGCCCGGGGCTGGCACTGCGTCCGGCCGATCCGGAGGCCGATGCCGCGCTGCTGGAGCGCCTCGCCGTCTGGAGCCTGCGCTGGACCCCACTCGCGGCGGTGGATGGCCCCGATGGCCTGCTCCTGGATGTCACCGGCGGCACCACACTGTTCGGCGGCGAGGCCGCCCTGCTGCGGCAGGTGCGCGCCAGCCTGCAACGCGCCGGCTTCGCGGTGCGGGCGGCGCTCGCCGGCACAGCGGAGGCCGCTGCCGCCCTGGCCCGCGCGGCGGACGGTGCGATCGTCCCGCCCGGGCAGGACCTCGCCGCCGTGTCGCCCCTGCCCCTCTCCGTGCTGCGCCTGTCGCCAGACCTGCTCAGCGGCCTCAGCCGCCTCGGCCTGCGCAGCATCGCAGACCTTCTGCGCCAGCCCCGCGCCCCTCTGGCGCGCCGCTTTGGCCGGGTGCTCTTGGATGCGCTGGACGGCGTCAGCGGCGCCCGCAGGCGCCCGGTGCAGCCGCTACGCCCGCCCGCCGAATTCCTGGCGGTCCGCGACTGCCTGGAGCCGATCCTCACCCGTCCCGCCATCGAGCATGTCCTGGAGGCACTCCTGACCGAACTCTGCCGGCAGCTGCTGCAGGCCGGGCGCGGCGCCCGCCGGCTGACGCTCTGCGCCTGGCGGGTGGATGGACAGCTGCAGGAGGTGGCGATCGGCACCGGCGCCGCCTCGCGCGACCTCCTGCATCTGCGCCGCCTGTTTGCCGAGCCGCTGGGGACGCTGGAGCCGGATCTTGGTTTCGAGCGGCTGACGCTGGCGGCGCCGGTCACCGAGCCGCTGGAGGGCCTGCAGGCGGTGCTGCGCGGTGAGCGGGTGGATGCGGATCCCGATCCCGATGAGGCCGACCTCGCCGCGCTGATCGACCGGCTGGCGCAACGCCTGGCCGTGCATCGCCTGCGGCCGCTGGAGAGCCACTGGCCGGAATACGCCGCGGTGCCAGCCGATCCCTTCGAGACAGTGGCCGTGCCGCTGGACTGGGGGGCGGAGCTCCGTCCGGTGCGGCTTCTGGCTACCCCCATCCCGCTGGCGGTCACCGCCGCCGTGCCGGACGGGCCACCGGCGCAGCTGCGCTATGGCGGGGTGGCGCACCGGGTGCTCTCGGTGCTCGGCCCGGAGCGGCTGGAGCCGGAATGGTGGGGCGAGGATGCAGCGCGCCCGGCCCGCGACTACTACCGGGTGCAGACGGTGGAGGGGCCGCGCCTGTGGATCTGCCGTCTGCTCGAGCCCGGCCGGCCGCCGCGCTGGTTCCTGCATGGGGAACTGGCCTGA
- a CDS encoding error-prone DNA polymerase has protein sequence MPPDYAELGARSNFSLLDGASHPAELVAQAKALGHAGIGLCDHNSLAGVVRGHVAARELGLPFVVGTRLVLADGTEYLAWPTDRASYGRLTTLLSRGRMRSPKGACDLTREELLAHASGWCLALMPPLRPDAAFAARLRQDAAALRPQLALPLFCGAWCRLDGQDQPRLDRLAAMAEAAGAALLASGDVRYHHRERRRLADVLTAIRLGRTVETLGRSAERNGERALRSPARMARLFARHPAAISNTLRVLQACSGFSLAELRHEYPDEILEPGRTPQQTLRDRVWAAAEARWPRGVPDDIQARLRHELRLIAQLHYAAYFLTVHEIVRFARSKGILCQGRGSAANSTCCYVLGITAVDPSKHDLLFERFVSANRNEPPDIDVDFEHERREEVIQHIYERYGRERAAIAGTVIRYRARSAVREVGKALGLSEDVTARLAKGSWGPGRDSSLSEVASSEGLDPMDRRLALALELAEDIQDFPRHLATHVGGFVMSRGPLIELAVVTNAAMEGRTVLEWDKDDIDALGLLKVDVLALGMLSCLRRGFSLLRQHHRIELDLAGVPKDCPKTYAMLRRADSLGVFQVESRAQMNMLPRLRPERFYDLVIQVAIIRPGPIQGDMVHPYLRRRWGEEEPVYPSPGKEHGHPDELKNVLQRTLGVPLFQEQAMRVAMVAAGFTPEEADKLRRAMATFKHTQGVGEYRERLITGMVRRGYHPELAERAFKQIEGFGSYGFPESHAASFAHLAYASSWLKCHHPTVFAAALLNSQPMGFYAPAQIVRDAKEHGVEIRPLDVNASLWDCALEPEPRSAEGYALRLGLRLASGLSAQDGQQIVKARSGGNGSPFASPEEVVRRANITRKAMEALAQADAFRSLGTGRRAALWAARGVENDVPPLLQLAVEQAAVGEPPLLREPAPDLPQESLGQAVVLDYTATGLTLGNHPLALLRPQLRALSCRDTRGIARLPPGSRVKLAGLVLMRQRPGTAKGVVFVTVEDEFGTANLVVWADVGARDRAALLGARLLLVEAKIERETEHAEVPITHLICRTLVDRTDLLNSLMHRETNLPWGDAALGRADEVRRPDPGSRRSVKMPGSRDFH, from the coding sequence ATGCCGCCCGATTATGCGGAACTGGGCGCCCGCTCCAACTTCTCCCTGCTCGACGGCGCCTCGCATCCCGCCGAGTTGGTGGCGCAGGCCAAAGCCCTCGGCCATGCCGGCATCGGCCTCTGTGACCACAACAGCCTGGCGGGCGTGGTGCGCGGCCATGTGGCGGCCAGGGAACTCGGCCTGCCCTTTGTGGTCGGCACCCGCCTCGTGCTGGCGGATGGCACCGAATACCTCGCCTGGCCCACCGACCGCGCCAGCTACGGCCGGCTGACCACGCTGCTCTCGCGCGGCCGCATGCGATCGCCCAAGGGCGCATGCGACCTCACCCGCGAGGAGCTTTTGGCGCACGCCAGCGGCTGGTGTCTGGCGCTCATGCCACCCCTGCGGCCCGATGCCGCCTTTGCCGCGCGGCTGCGGCAGGACGCGGCGGCGCTGCGCCCGCAGTTGGCACTCCCGCTGTTCTGCGGCGCCTGGTGCCGCCTCGATGGCCAGGACCAGCCGCGGCTGGACCGGCTGGCGGCGATGGCCGAGGCGGCTGGCGCGGCGCTGCTGGCCTCGGGTGACGTGCGCTATCACCACCGCGAGCGGCGGCGTCTGGCCGACGTGCTCACCGCCATCCGGCTCGGCCGCACGGTGGAGACGCTGGGCCGGAGCGCCGAGCGCAATGGCGAGCGGGCGCTGCGCAGCCCGGCGCGGATGGCCCGGCTGTTTGCGCGGCACCCGGCCGCCATCAGCAACACGCTGCGGGTCCTGCAAGCCTGTTCCGGCTTCTCATTGGCGGAACTGCGCCACGAATACCCGGACGAGATCCTGGAGCCCGGCCGCACGCCGCAGCAAACGCTGAGGGATCGCGTCTGGGCGGCGGCAGAGGCGCGCTGGCCGCGCGGAGTGCCAGACGACATCCAGGCGCGGCTGCGCCACGAGCTGCGGCTGATCGCGCAGCTGCACTACGCCGCCTACTTCCTCACCGTGCACGAGATCGTCCGCTTTGCGCGGAGCAAGGGCATTTTGTGCCAGGGGCGCGGCTCGGCGGCCAATTCCACCTGCTGCTACGTGCTGGGCATCACCGCGGTGGATCCCTCCAAGCACGACCTGCTGTTCGAGCGCTTCGTCTCGGCCAACCGCAATGAGCCGCCCGACATCGACGTCGATTTCGAGCACGAGCGGCGGGAGGAGGTGATCCAGCACATCTACGAGCGCTACGGCCGCGAGCGGGCGGCGATCGCCGGCACCGTCATCCGCTACCGCGCCCGCTCGGCGGTGCGCGAGGTCGGCAAGGCGCTGGGGCTGTCGGAGGACGTCACCGCCAGGCTGGCCAAGGGGTCCTGGGGGCCAGGGCGCGACAGCAGCCTCAGTGAGGTCGCTAGCTCCGAGGGGTTGGATCCGATGGATCGCCGCCTCGCCTTGGCCTTGGAACTCGCCGAAGACATCCAAGACTTCCCGCGCCACCTGGCGACGCATGTGGGTGGCTTCGTGATGAGCCGGGGGCCGCTGATCGAGCTGGCGGTGGTGACCAACGCGGCGATGGAGGGCCGCACCGTCCTCGAGTGGGACAAGGACGACATCGATGCCCTCGGCCTGCTGAAGGTCGATGTGCTGGCGCTCGGCATGCTCTCCTGCCTGCGCCGCGGCTTTTCTTTGTTAAGGCAGCACCACCGGATCGAGTTGGATCTGGCCGGCGTGCCGAAGGACTGCCCCAAGACCTATGCCATGCTGCGGCGGGCGGACAGCCTCGGCGTCTTTCAGGTGGAGAGCCGGGCGCAGATGAACATGCTGCCGCGGCTCAGACCGGAGCGATTCTATGACCTGGTGATCCAGGTAGCGATCATCCGCCCCGGCCCGATCCAGGGCGACATGGTGCATCCCTACCTGCGCCGCCGCTGGGGCGAGGAGGAGCCGGTCTACCCCTCTCCCGGCAAGGAGCACGGCCACCCCGATGAGCTGAAGAACGTCCTGCAGCGCACGCTGGGCGTACCGCTGTTCCAGGAGCAGGCGATGCGCGTGGCCATGGTCGCCGCCGGCTTCACGCCGGAAGAGGCCGACAAGCTGCGCCGGGCCATGGCGACCTTCAAGCACACGCAGGGGGTGGGCGAGTACCGCGAGCGGCTGATCACCGGCATGGTTCGCCGCGGCTACCATCCCGAGCTCGCCGAGCGGGCGTTCAAACAAATAGAAGGCTTCGGCTCCTACGGCTTTCCGGAGAGCCATGCCGCCTCCTTTGCCCACCTGGCCTATGCCTCCTCCTGGCTGAAGTGCCACCATCCGACGGTGTTCGCGGCCGCCCTGCTGAACAGCCAGCCGATGGGCTTCTACGCGCCGGCGCAGATCGTGCGGGATGCCAAGGAGCACGGCGTCGAGATCCGCCCGCTGGATGTGAATGCCAGCCTCTGGGACTGCGCGCTGGAGCCGGAGCCCAGAAGTGCCGAGGGCTATGCGCTGCGGTTGGGCCTGCGGCTGGCCTCCGGCCTCTCGGCGCAGGACGGCCAGCAGATCGTCAAGGCCCGCAGCGGCGGCAACGGCTCGCCCTTCGCCTCGCCGGAAGAAGTGGTCAGAAGGGCCAACATCACCCGCAAGGCGATGGAGGCGCTGGCGCAGGCGGATGCCTTTCGCAGCCTGGGCACCGGCCGCCGGGCCGCGCTCTGGGCGGCCAGGGGCGTGGAGAATGATGTCCCTCCTCTGCTCCAGCTGGCGGTGGAACAGGCCGCAGTTGGTGAGCCACCGCTGCTGAGAGAGCCCGCGCCGGACCTGCCCCAAGAGAGCCTCGGTCAGGCGGTGGTGCTGGACTACACCGCGACCGGGCTGACACTCGGAAATCACCCGCTGGCGCTGCTCAGGCCGCAGCTGCGGGCGCTGAGCTGCCGGGACACGCGGGGGATCGCCCGCCTGCCGCCGGGGAGCCGGGTCAAGCTCGCCGGCCTCGTGCTGATGCGGCAGCGGCCGGGCACGGCCAAAGGGGTGGTGTTCGTCACCGTCGAGGACGAATTTGGGACCGCCAATCTGGTGGTCTGGGCCGATGTGGGCGCGCGGGACCGGGCGGCGCTGCTGGGTGCCCGGCTGCTGCTGGTGGAGGCGAAGATCGAGCGCGAGACGGAGCACGCCGAGGTGCCGATCACCCACCTGATCTGCCGGACGCTGGTCGACCGCAC